One genomic segment of Catalinimonas alkaloidigena includes these proteins:
- a CDS encoding type I polyketide synthase: MKNYENGVLDAPNTAKNEPIAIVGIGCRFPSGNEIDQVASPKEYWEFLKQGGNAITDVPSDRWSLDEFYDPDPIKAGKIKTRKGGFLKNIGDFDASFFGFYPAEANRIDPQQRILMEVTLEALEDAGIKLEEFSGTKTAVYVGMFMNDYWDIQTSSLQRDQTSPHVAMGASRTSGANRLSYLFNLKGPSVTIDTACSSSLVGVHLACQSIWTGESEIGLAGGVNLILRPESSILMSKGNFLSPDGHCKSFDSRANGYVRSEGCGMVLLKPLSRAEADGDHIYATILGSAVNQDGYTEDGFTVPSVSSQIAMLQEAYEKAGVNPKNISYVEAHGTGTPVGDPIETKAFGKVIGKDRAEDQKCWMGSVKSNIGHLEAAAGVAGLIKLSLVLKNRLIPQNLHFENPNPKIPFDEYRLRVPTRQESLDGTDKPLIGGVNSFGAGGTNAHIVLQEYIPVSQSDSDTKGGDKARPFSISSKSLEGLKTSVKNFINYLKDTENNFENICYSAATRRTHHDHRLTVVAHSKEELAEHLIAFLRDERRPGMSYNKRTWKETPKIGFIYSGQGPQWFAMGQQLIAKSPLFRDVILKIDKLFSRIADWSLLEEMNKDEESSRVSDTRIAQPAIMAIQIALTELWKSWGINPEGCVGHSIGEIAAAYTAGALTLEQAVEVIYHRSRGQNKATGKGKMLAVALPLPEAKEFIKGFEDRVSIAAINGPEMLTLSGDVEPLEIIAQQLDKQDVFHRFLRVNVPFHSHHMFPLKEELISSLKDLTPHEASTPLYSTVSGNQEDGKHLTSEYWYKNVRETVYFTDAVQSMIDDGYDVFIEVAPHPVLTEGVLALLRQNDRNGSLIVPSLRRKEDEVVTMMTSLGKLHTIGYPVSWYKQFGSDAKYVRLPTYAWQREYCWFETKENAQKRLGTKVHPHLSESIQSAIQNQHFIWEVDINPAKHNYIDDHKVNGDIVFPGTGHLEVAYAAGKASFPDSFSHLENIKFETALFLSEENMPTIRLEISSDNKKYYLCAQNSADKSLWDQYSSGRIVGESEDFRSQPKVLSDIQKNFYLPISVSDYYLELKEGGLQYGETFRRIKKLWADKDNSTILAQLSLSNRCTHEAEKFHFHPTLSDACLHAIEYAGKWTNEEEKTGIYLPTYIEKFKVHQSPENSVYCYIEISDVHAEYLNANYWIFNEDGTLVAEIQGLECKYIDGSRGEVERERHEGMYEFAWEKLEDELQTDVLGQSGKSLGEKIAIFAERGDISEKLINRFQADGLSPILIYQGERFEEISKQHYIVNPNEQSDIQQVFLTLLNKDILVDKIIYLWALAPQDEKNIESTAFQSQQEALINALLNTIRSVVSQGLEPTIQIITQGVELIYEGDSVNISQAAIYGISRVMMNEYPFITTRIVDISSNTTEEELDWLYQSILSKETIQYPEMALRGNDRLIRTLIEVSEETAEESCVYQLPASGANFRATFEGQGESKRTVFRNTYPTKLGENEVAIEVKATGLSHQDSVTMSDLSTQERYALGWECSGVVKAVGNKVTKLKLGDEVIAWTSACLGGYIYANEKQVVLKPGSLSFREAAGIPVAYLTAYYALNKIAQLEREDWIFVHGATSPVGLAVIQIAQLTGANVIASIDATSDNTYGRTYLRSIGVEHVVDTSSNRFAEQVLRITGDRGVDAIANIFTRDSVMEGFKCLVPYGKYIDLRFERERKLQFATQSDLSYHSLNIEHLYTRKPALSSTLLHEIVQLFDQKKLKGLPTKVYPIQDLNDAVQKMVSQNDTYIGKTVVSLGSQPINVKPALDLQLPSDATYLITGGASGFGLTLAKWLSTKGARHLALMSRSGCKLESDFQSVDRMKADGVQVYLANVDITNEPNVQKEIDKIRRTMPPIKGIVHSAAVLDDATLQNTDLDRFMKVFRPKVVGAWNLHMLTQNDSLDFFLMISSISSLFGLPGQAAYSSANNFLDKLAHYRQSLGLSASSINLGVLGQYAGMSRDGGNVMNVLSNQGWLPLSVKQVTDKIESILLQKPAQRMVANLDWSRFKNFFTHLENDVRFAKFLNQEESSNTSGATSFEDEMLHASPEQKQRILKVKLSEALAKILGTSAEKIDADLSIAQLGLDSLMLNQLRNWIQQKLGINFPLMKIAKGPSIGELAAMLVGSPPAEAPAAPKKESSKNEATAGFDLGDEMEIVNEWFVRNKTNKQEIEQRIFCIHPVGAGATMFSHFLLNPPKNTDVLSFQLPGRENRSEEAPYEDIEQLIPDLANAIRPYLDKPFIVIGHSFGGIIGFELIRFLWKHHGIKALQLFVSGTIAPQLTQDWKKTEAISKTAIRSYSEEKIIGILNYIDDVDFLRQILPVMRNDMPLLMSYRYADSGKLDIPIAGFAASKDEVVSIDEVDEWRTQTSREFTLEVLEGDHWFLSRNQELILQRLTEALEQNKFFYENNESGL, encoded by the coding sequence ATGAAGAACTACGAGAACGGAGTGCTAGATGCCCCGAATACCGCAAAAAATGAACCTATAGCAATAGTAGGTATAGGATGTCGATTTCCTAGTGGAAATGAGATCGACCAGGTTGCTAGCCCTAAGGAATATTGGGAGTTCTTAAAGCAAGGAGGCAATGCAATTACAGATGTTCCTTCAGATCGATGGTCTTTGGACGAATTCTATGACCCTGATCCAATTAAAGCTGGAAAAATAAAAACTCGAAAAGGCGGTTTTCTTAAAAACATTGGGGATTTCGACGCGAGCTTTTTTGGTTTTTATCCGGCTGAAGCTAATCGTATAGACCCTCAGCAGCGCATTTTAATGGAGGTGACTCTAGAGGCACTAGAGGATGCAGGAATCAAGTTAGAAGAGTTTTCGGGTACTAAAACTGCGGTATATGTAGGTATGTTCATGAATGACTATTGGGATATACAAACCTCTAGTTTACAACGTGATCAGACCAGCCCTCATGTAGCGATGGGTGCTTCTCGTACATCAGGAGCTAATCGCTTATCATATTTATTTAACTTAAAAGGTCCAAGCGTTACTATCGATACGGCTTGTTCTTCTTCTTTAGTAGGAGTGCATTTGGCTTGCCAGAGCATCTGGACAGGAGAAAGCGAGATAGGTCTGGCTGGCGGGGTAAATCTTATTTTAAGGCCGGAATCTTCTATTTTAATGTCGAAGGGAAACTTTTTGTCACCTGATGGCCACTGTAAGTCTTTTGATAGCCGGGCGAATGGTTATGTGCGGAGTGAAGGTTGTGGTATGGTACTACTAAAGCCTCTATCACGAGCCGAAGCAGATGGTGATCATATTTATGCTACTATACTTGGGTCGGCTGTAAACCAAGATGGATACACCGAAGATGGTTTTACGGTGCCTAGCGTGAGCTCACAAATTGCTATGTTGCAAGAAGCCTACGAAAAGGCGGGAGTAAACCCTAAAAATATATCCTACGTTGAGGCGCACGGTACAGGTACACCGGTGGGCGACCCTATTGAGACAAAGGCTTTTGGAAAAGTGATTGGAAAAGATAGGGCTGAGGATCAGAAATGCTGGATGGGTTCGGTAAAAAGTAATATTGGACATCTTGAGGCGGCCGCAGGTGTTGCGGGTCTGATAAAGCTATCATTGGTGCTTAAAAACCGCTTAATTCCTCAAAACTTACATTTTGAGAATCCTAATCCGAAAATCCCTTTCGATGAATACCGATTGCGAGTACCTACCAGGCAGGAGTCTTTGGATGGCACCGATAAACCGTTAATTGGAGGGGTCAATTCTTTTGGTGCGGGTGGTACCAATGCCCATATCGTTTTACAGGAATATATACCCGTTTCACAATCAGATTCGGACACAAAAGGAGGAGACAAAGCCCGGCCTTTCAGTATATCTTCTAAGAGCTTAGAGGGGTTGAAGACTAGTGTGAAGAACTTTATCAATTATCTAAAAGATACGGAAAACAACTTTGAGAATATATGTTATTCTGCTGCTACCCGTCGGACTCATCACGACCATCGGTTAACGGTTGTCGCTCATTCTAAAGAAGAATTAGCTGAGCATTTAATTGCCTTTCTTCGGGATGAAAGAAGGCCGGGAATGAGTTACAATAAAAGAACTTGGAAAGAAACTCCTAAAATTGGATTTATCTACTCAGGGCAAGGCCCTCAGTGGTTTGCCATGGGGCAACAACTCATTGCGAAATCACCGTTATTTCGTGACGTTATCCTTAAGATTGACAAACTATTTTCTCGGATAGCTGACTGGTCGCTATTAGAAGAAATGAATAAAGATGAAGAGTCATCTCGCGTTAGCGATACGCGAATTGCCCAACCAGCTATCATGGCAATCCAGATTGCGCTTACCGAACTCTGGAAATCCTGGGGCATCAATCCTGAAGGTTGCGTTGGCCATTCTATTGGTGAAATAGCAGCGGCGTATACTGCCGGAGCATTGACTCTTGAGCAGGCGGTTGAAGTTATTTACCATCGTAGTCGCGGACAAAATAAAGCTACTGGCAAGGGAAAAATGCTCGCGGTAGCCCTTCCATTACCAGAGGCTAAAGAATTTATTAAAGGCTTTGAAGATCGGGTATCCATTGCGGCAATTAATGGCCCTGAGATGCTCACATTATCAGGCGATGTTGAGCCGCTAGAAATTATTGCTCAGCAACTGGATAAACAGGACGTGTTTCATCGGTTCTTGCGGGTAAATGTACCTTTTCATAGTCACCACATGTTTCCGCTTAAAGAAGAGCTAATCTCTTCCTTAAAAGATCTGACACCTCACGAGGCATCAACTCCATTGTATTCAACTGTATCGGGAAACCAAGAAGATGGAAAGCACTTAACCAGTGAGTACTGGTACAAAAACGTTAGAGAAACAGTTTACTTTACCGACGCCGTCCAAAGTATGATTGATGACGGGTATGATGTCTTCATTGAGGTTGCCCCTCATCCCGTACTAACCGAAGGAGTGTTAGCTCTGCTTCGTCAAAACGACAGAAATGGCAGTTTGATCGTTCCTTCGCTGAGGAGAAAGGAGGATGAAGTAGTAACTATGATGACTTCTCTAGGAAAGCTTCATACTATTGGATATCCGGTAAGTTGGTACAAGCAGTTTGGCTCAGATGCTAAATATGTGCGCTTGCCCACTTATGCTTGGCAACGAGAGTACTGCTGGTTTGAAACTAAAGAAAATGCCCAAAAGCGATTGGGAACAAAAGTACATCCACATCTTTCGGAAAGCATCCAATCAGCAATACAAAACCAGCACTTTATTTGGGAAGTCGATATCAATCCAGCTAAACATAATTATATTGACGATCACAAAGTGAACGGCGATATAGTGTTTCCTGGTACTGGGCACCTAGAGGTGGCTTACGCTGCTGGAAAAGCATCATTTCCGGATAGCTTTAGTCATTTGGAAAACATTAAGTTTGAAACTGCATTATTTCTTTCCGAAGAAAATATGCCAACTATCCGCTTAGAGATATCATCGGACAATAAGAAATATTACCTATGTGCTCAAAATTCGGCAGATAAGTCACTATGGGATCAGTATTCTTCGGGAAGGATTGTAGGTGAGTCTGAGGACTTTCGTTCTCAACCCAAGGTGCTATCCGATATCCAGAAAAATTTTTATCTACCAATCTCGGTATCTGATTATTATCTGGAGCTTAAGGAGGGCGGACTGCAGTACGGGGAGACTTTTCGACGAATAAAGAAACTTTGGGCGGATAAAGATAACAGTACAATATTAGCCCAGCTTTCACTTAGCAATCGTTGTACCCATGAAGCGGAGAAGTTCCACTTTCATCCTACACTTTCCGACGCTTGTTTACATGCTATTGAATACGCCGGTAAATGGACCAATGAAGAAGAAAAAACGGGCATCTATCTACCTACGTACATAGAGAAATTTAAGGTTCATCAATCTCCCGAGAACAGCGTGTACTGCTACATTGAAATCAGTGATGTTCACGCCGAGTATCTCAATGCCAATTACTGGATTTTTAACGAAGATGGTACGCTAGTTGCCGAGATTCAGGGGTTAGAATGTAAGTATATTGATGGTTCTCGGGGCGAAGTTGAGAGGGAGCGCCACGAAGGTATGTACGAGTTTGCCTGGGAGAAACTGGAAGATGAGTTACAAACAGATGTGCTTGGTCAGTCGGGTAAATCATTAGGTGAAAAGATAGCTATTTTCGCTGAACGGGGCGATATTTCAGAAAAGTTGATAAACCGCTTTCAGGCTGACGGATTATCCCCAATCCTTATCTATCAAGGAGAACGTTTCGAAGAGATCAGCAAACAGCATTATATCGTTAATCCTAACGAACAATCAGACATACAGCAGGTATTCCTCACATTGCTAAATAAAGATATATTAGTCGATAAAATTATTTACCTCTGGGCACTAGCTCCTCAAGATGAGAAGAATATTGAATCCACAGCTTTTCAGAGTCAGCAAGAAGCTCTGATCAATGCCTTACTCAATACGATCCGGTCAGTTGTCTCCCAGGGGTTAGAACCGACAATTCAAATAATTACTCAGGGAGTAGAATTAATTTACGAGGGTGACTCGGTCAATATTAGCCAGGCTGCTATCTACGGTATCTCTCGAGTGATGATGAATGAATATCCGTTCATTACTACTCGTATTGTTGATATTAGTAGCAATACTACAGAGGAAGAATTGGATTGGCTTTACCAAAGCATACTGAGTAAAGAGACGATTCAATATCCCGAAATGGCACTTAGAGGTAATGATAGGCTGATACGCACCTTAATAGAAGTATCTGAAGAAACCGCTGAGGAGTCATGTGTATACCAACTACCTGCATCGGGTGCAAATTTCAGAGCTACGTTTGAAGGACAAGGGGAAAGCAAACGAACTGTTTTTCGCAATACTTACCCTACAAAACTTGGTGAGAATGAAGTAGCGATTGAAGTCAAAGCTACCGGATTGTCGCATCAGGATTCTGTAACCATGAGTGATTTAAGTACCCAAGAAAGATACGCACTTGGTTGGGAATGCAGTGGAGTAGTTAAGGCAGTGGGTAATAAAGTTACTAAACTTAAGCTGGGAGATGAAGTGATTGCTTGGACTTCTGCTTGTTTAGGAGGGTACATATATGCTAACGAAAAACAAGTTGTGCTAAAACCCGGCAGTCTTAGCTTTAGAGAAGCAGCGGGTATCCCAGTAGCCTATCTCACTGCGTATTATGCCCTAAATAAGATAGCTCAACTAGAACGAGAGGATTGGATATTTGTACATGGTGCTACTAGTCCAGTTGGATTGGCTGTTATTCAAATTGCCCAACTAACCGGAGCTAATGTAATTGCGTCGATTGATGCTACTTCGGACAATACTTATGGGCGTACTTATCTTCGATCAATAGGTGTAGAACATGTAGTAGATACTTCATCCAATCGTTTTGCGGAGCAGGTACTTCGCATTACCGGAGATAGAGGAGTAGATGCTATCGCAAATATTTTTACGAGAGACAGTGTAATGGAAGGCTTCAAATGTTTAGTACCGTATGGTAAATACATTGACCTTCGTTTCGAACGTGAAAGAAAACTACAGTTTGCTACTCAAAGTGACTTATCGTATCATTCACTTAATATCGAGCACCTCTATACGCGCAAGCCGGCATTGAGCAGTACTTTACTACATGAGATAGTTCAGCTGTTTGATCAGAAGAAGCTGAAAGGTCTTCCGACTAAAGTATATCCAATTCAGGATTTGAATGATGCGGTTCAGAAAATGGTTAGCCAGAATGATACATATATCGGAAAAACAGTTGTTAGTCTCGGTAGTCAACCTATTAACGTAAAGCCTGCGTTGGATCTACAATTACCGTCAGATGCTACGTACCTGATCACCGGCGGAGCGAGTGGCTTTGGATTAACTTTGGCAAAGTGGTTGTCTACAAAGGGAGCTCGCCATTTAGCCCTTATGAGTCGGAGCGGTTGTAAGCTGGAGTCAGATTTCCAATCAGTAGACCGTATGAAAGCTGACGGGGTACAGGTATATCTAGCTAATGTGGATATCACTAACGAACCTAATGTTCAAAAAGAAATTGATAAGATTCGTCGAACGATGCCGCCAATAAAAGGTATTGTGCATAGTGCAGCAGTGCTCGATGACGCTACGCTTCAGAATACGGACTTAGATCGCTTTATGAAAGTGTTCAGACCCAAAGTTGTAGGAGCGTGGAATTTGCATATGTTAACTCAGAATGATTCACTTGATTTCTTCCTGATGATCTCATCCATATCATCTTTGTTTGGGTTGCCGGGACAAGCAGCGTATTCATCGGCTAATAATTTTCTGGATAAATTAGCCCATTATCGACAGTCATTAGGCTTATCAGCCTCCTCAATCAACTTAGGAGTACTAGGACAATACGCGGGTATGTCTCGGGATGGTGGGAATGTGATGAATGTACTATCCAATCAAGGATGGTTGCCTTTATCAGTAAAGCAGGTTACCGACAAGATTGAAAGTATTTTACTGCAAAAGCCCGCTCAGCGCATGGTTGCCAACCTGGACTGGTCACGGTTTAAAAACTTCTTCACTCACCTGGAGAATGACGTACGATTTGCGAAGTTTTTGAACCAAGAAGAGTCTTCGAATACGTCAGGGGCAACTTCTTTTGAAGATGAGATGCTGCATGCCTCCCCAGAGCAAAAACAGCGTATTTTGAAAGTAAAATTATCGGAGGCATTGGCAAAAATCCTGGGTACATCTGCCGAAAAGATTGATGCTGATCTATCGATTGCCCAGTTAGGGTTGGACTCACTTATGCTTAATCAGCTACGAAATTGGATTCAGCAGAAGCTAGGTATTAACTTCCCACTCATGAAGATTGCGAAAGGACCTAGTATAGGAGAGTTAGCGGCGATGCTAGTGGGTAGCCCTCCGGCAGAAGCTCCGGCAGCTCCTAAGAAAGAAAGTTCCAAAAATGAGGCTACTGCCGGTTTTGATTTGGGTGATGAAATGGAGATAGTTAATGAGTGGTTTGTACGTAACAAAACTAACAAGCAGGAGATAGAGCAAAGAATTTTCTGTATCCATCCGGTAGGAGCCGGGGCTACCATGTTCAGTCATTTCTTACTGAATCCTCCTAAAAACACCGATGTATTGTCGTTTCAGTTACCGGGTAGAGAGAACCGTAGTGAGGAGGCTCCTTACGAAGATATAGAGCAGCTTATTCCTGATCTAGCAAATGCCATCCGACCATACTTGGATAAACCATTCATAGTAATTGGGCACAGCTTTGGAGGTATCATTGGATTTGAACTTATCCGTTTCTTGTGGAAACACCACGGTATCAAAGCACTTCAGTTGTTTGTATCGGGAACAATTGCTCCTCAATTGACCCAAGACTGGAAGAAAACGGAGGCCATATCCAAAACAGCTATCCG
- a CDS encoding transposase has translation MFLDFLRKRKVAGIGLATAVALILATNNFMSFADDRKFASYCDVARFDW, from the coding sequence ATGTTTCTGGATTTTCTTAGAAAGAGAAAAGTAGCGGGGATTGGTTTAGCAACTGCTGTAGCCCTGATATTGGCAACCAATAACTTTATGTCTTTTGCTGATGACCGAAAGTTTGCCTCCTATTGCGATGTAGCCCGGTTTGATTGGTGA
- a CDS encoding helix-turn-helix domain-containing protein, with amino-acid sequence MFSADRDMVSRWLGQWEKEGLKRLRDQPRRGRPAKLRLDNPEHLQVVKKQIKISMSKFR; translated from the coding sequence ATGTTTAGCGCCGACCGGGATATGGTGAGCCGGTGGTTAGGCCAGTGGGAAAAAGAAGGCTTGAAGAGATTACGAGATCAACCTCGGCGTGGCCGACCGGCTAAACTACGTTTGGATAATCCTGAGCATCTACAGGTGGTAAAGAAGCAGATAAAGATAAGTATGTCAAAGTTTAGATAA
- a CDS encoding transposase, giving the protein MLCRGPHRDKAGFCLTPTVPYGWQLKGEQIKLVPKDSKRLSIFGLMSLDNRLAAYPTEETTTGDFVVRCMEDFIQTIDRPTVVILDNAARGHLFIDAKLFMLG; this is encoded by the coding sequence ATTCTTTGCCGTGGTCCCCACCGGGATAAGGCAGGTTTTTGTCTTACTCCCACCGTCCCCTATGGCTGGCAATTGAAGGGAGAGCAAATAAAGCTGGTGCCTAAAGACAGTAAGCGGCTAAGTATATTTGGGCTCATGAGCTTAGACAACCGCTTAGCAGCCTATCCTACCGAGGAAACGACTACGGGAGATTTTGTAGTACGGTGTATGGAGGATTTTATTCAGACCATTGATAGACCTACAGTCGTCATATTAGATAATGCCGCGCGGGGGCACCTATTCATCGATGCCAAGCTGTTTATGCTTGGATAG
- a CDS encoding transposase produces the protein MEQWQEQDLYIFFLPKYSLHLNYIEILWRKMNWAADGGIGG, from the coding sequence ATAGAACAATGGCAAGAGCAGGATTTGTATATCTTCTTTCTGCCGAAGTACAGTCTCCATCTCAACTATATTGAGATTCTTTGGCGGAAAATGAACTGGGCCGCCGACGGCGGTATAGGTGGCTGA
- a CDS encoding carboxypeptidase-like regulatory domain-containing protein — protein MNKYVGYFILLFLLLPLLSFGQEEEKIIIEGRVIDADSLQVLPSVHVRIQNSNLGGVTAADGRFKIRVNATDSIVFSSVGYKPYLIVPADITPQSLKNLIIRMEPQVTVLDEVKFKEYIDITKYIPRNYDSTVDLRRSQGTPMLEHWEPEEKNAVGVGGGENGARLEGAVTAFANLFNSEFQQHKKLKEIMEIEEEEQRNQSIQEAMTDKYQAMVSVAAKLNQYDIQRFTNLYMPHPFVMMDMTDYEVMAGIVRHLRTFQPRPDPLEKLLETGTFEGQESNKQPLNPPKP, from the coding sequence ATGAATAAGTACGTAGGGTACTTTATATTACTTTTCTTACTTCTCCCCTTATTATCATTTGGGCAGGAGGAGGAAAAGATCATTATAGAAGGTAGGGTGATAGATGCGGATTCTTTGCAGGTATTACCTTCGGTGCATGTGAGGATACAGAATTCTAATCTGGGAGGCGTTACCGCGGCCGATGGTCGTTTTAAGATCAGGGTGAACGCTACCGACTCTATTGTCTTTTCCAGTGTGGGTTACAAACCTTACCTGATCGTTCCGGCAGATATTACTCCCCAGAGCCTTAAAAATCTGATTATTCGGATGGAGCCGCAGGTTACGGTGCTGGATGAAGTGAAGTTTAAAGAATACATAGACATCACCAAATACATTCCACGTAACTATGACAGCACGGTAGATTTGAGAAGGTCACAGGGTACACCTATGTTAGAACATTGGGAACCTGAAGAGAAAAACGCAGTGGGAGTAGGCGGTGGTGAAAATGGTGCGCGGCTGGAAGGGGCGGTGACCGCTTTTGCCAATCTGTTCAACAGTGAATTTCAGCAGCACAAGAAGCTCAAGGAGATTATGGAAATAGAAGAGGAAGAGCAGCGAAACCAGTCTATCCAGGAAGCCATGACCGACAAGTACCAGGCGATGGTTTCGGTAGCTGCCAAGCTAAACCAGTACGACATCCAACGCTTCACAAACTTGTACATGCCTCATCCCTTTGTCATGATGGATATGACAGATTATGAAGTCATGGCGGGAATCGTTAGACACCTGAGAACTTTTCAGCCTCGGCCCGATCCACTGGAAAAACTTTTGGAAACCGGTACATTTGAGGGACAGGAAAGCAACAAACAGCCACTGAATCCTCCTAAGCCTTAG
- a CDS encoding sulfatase has protein sequence MRKKLFLLPALLLNFWVSSMYAQSEQPNILFIAVDDFRSEIDPETKAFIQTPNLDRLAAQAYTFNHHYVQVPTCGASRFALLTGMRPSVSGHLSNSAIADNMIGKPEEERPESFVHHLRRNDYYTVGIGKMSHSADGYWYGYTEPVSEQREMPHSWNELLFDYGKWGTGWNAFFGYADGSNRQGMNRQVKPYEKGEVEDEGYPDGLTAGLAVDKIKELKDKDQPFFMGVGFFKPHLPFTAPQKYWDMYERDEIPLSPVSHIPEHVNLKSLHGSGEFNGYHLNDEEAGLDHAVSDEYARKLRHAYFASISYSDALIGKVLDELERLGLAENTIVVVWGDHGWHLGDQLVWGKHTLFEQALKSTLMIKVPGMEGNAAVNTVVETVDIYPTLMELSDIEPAYPTDGESLMPLLREPAQGSNELAYSYFRRGATVRNARYRLTKYFREEEPLIELFDHVNDPYESENIAESHPEIVEELMPLLQKEYNGFYQQ, from the coding sequence ATGAGAAAAAAACTATTCCTACTCCCTGCCTTATTGTTAAACTTTTGGGTAAGCAGCATGTATGCTCAGTCTGAGCAGCCCAACATTTTATTCATTGCCGTTGATGACTTCCGTTCTGAAATTGACCCCGAAACAAAAGCATTTATTCAAACCCCCAACCTGGATCGTTTAGCTGCTCAGGCTTATACCTTCAATCACCATTATGTACAGGTGCCTACCTGCGGGGCTTCCCGTTTTGCCCTGCTGACCGGGATGAGGCCTTCAGTCTCAGGTCATCTTTCCAATAGCGCTATCGCTGATAATATGATTGGTAAGCCAGAAGAAGAACGGCCGGAAAGCTTTGTTCACCATCTGCGGAGAAATGATTACTACACCGTGGGTATAGGCAAGATGAGCCATTCAGCCGATGGGTACTGGTACGGATACACTGAGCCGGTATCTGAGCAGAGAGAAATGCCCCATAGCTGGAACGAACTGTTGTTTGACTACGGCAAATGGGGTACCGGCTGGAATGCCTTCTTTGGCTATGCCGATGGCAGCAACCGGCAGGGCATGAACCGGCAGGTAAAGCCATACGAGAAAGGCGAGGTAGAGGATGAAGGTTATCCTGATGGGCTTACTGCTGGCCTGGCGGTTGATAAGATCAAAGAGCTGAAAGACAAAGACCAACCCTTTTTTATGGGCGTTGGATTTTTTAAGCCGCACTTGCCCTTTACTGCTCCTCAAAAGTATTGGGATATGTATGAGCGGGATGAAATTCCACTGTCTCCGGTGTCTCATATTCCTGAACATGTAAACCTCAAGAGCCTGCACGGCAGTGGAGAGTTTAATGGCTACCACCTGAATGATGAGGAAGCCGGGCTGGACCATGCGGTGTCGGATGAGTATGCCCGCAAGCTTCGTCATGCGTACTTTGCCAGTATTAGCTACTCCGATGCACTCATTGGTAAAGTGCTGGACGAACTGGAAAGGCTGGGGCTGGCAGAAAATACCATTGTGGTAGTATGGGGAGATCATGGCTGGCATCTGGGAGATCAGTTGGTGTGGGGCAAGCATACGCTTTTTGAGCAGGCGCTCAAAAGTACACTGATGATCAAAGTACCCGGTATGGAAGGTAATGCAGCGGTCAATACAGTGGTAGAAACGGTAGACATTTATCCGACGCTCATGGAACTCAGTGATATTGAGCCTGCTTATCCTACCGATGGTGAGAGTCTTATGCCTCTGCTTCGTGAGCCTGCTCAGGGTTCAAATGAGCTGGCGTATAGCTACTTCAGGAGAGGCGCTACTGTCCGCAATGCACGTTATCGCCTCACGAAATACTTCAGGGAAGAGGAGCCACTGATTGAATTATTCGACCATGTAAACGATCCCTACGAATCTGAAAACATTGCTGAAAGTCATCCTGAAATCGTGGAGGAATTGATGCCTCTCCTGCAAAAGGAATACAATGGTTTTTATCAACAATAA
- a CDS encoding DinB family protein, protein MDTLKLLADTKHKTLAYFELPEFDLSKTYGDGKWSIQQILVHLADTETVLYERIRRIIAEPRQVLWNFDQDAWEEGLDYKTYPLVLSKNLYVSVRDNIIYLAEQHYEALGAKEYVHSDTGVRTLKDEFDKVASHNLHHLKQVAVALKKN, encoded by the coding sequence ATGGATACATTAAAACTTCTGGCAGACACTAAACACAAAACTTTAGCATACTTTGAACTTCCTGAGTTTGATTTAAGCAAAACGTACGGAGATGGAAAGTGGAGCATACAACAGATTCTGGTACATCTGGCAGATACGGAAACTGTTTTGTACGAGAGGATCAGGAGAATTATCGCCGAACCGCGGCAGGTCCTCTGGAACTTTGACCAGGATGCCTGGGAAGAGGGCTTGGATTACAAAACCTACCCTTTGGTACTCAGCAAAAATCTCTATGTTTCTGTCAGGGATAATATCATCTACCTGGCGGAGCAACATTATGAAGCTTTAGGTGCGAAAGAGTATGTGCACAGCGATACCGGAGTCAGGACGCTGAAAGATGAATTTGACAAAGTAGCCAGTCATAATCTCCATCATCTCAAGCAGGTAGCGGTAGCATTGAAGAAAAACTAG